The Candidatus Neomarinimicrobiota bacterium genome has a window encoding:
- the rfbB gene encoding dTDP-glucose 4,6-dehydratase, producing MKFLVTGGAGFIGGNFVARVLGAEMGPVLVLDKLTYAGHRATLRRWEDNSAYRFVQGDIGDRRLVTQLLAEFRPTFVVNFAAESHVDRSIESADDFITTNILGTHILMDAALEHWRSLPAHEAAAFRFHHVSTDEVYGSLGATGAFTERTPYAPSSPYAASKAAADHLVRAYHHTHRLPATITNCSNNYGPYQFPEKLIPLVLMNALEGKPIPVYGDGQNIRDWLYVDDHCDAILQVLAHGEVGETYHVGGDSEMTNLALLETLFRGLVEQADLIREQTEYSVINDYASLIEFVPDRPGHDRRYAIDAGKIRRDLGWAPRENLRTGLAKTVTWYISNLDWCREVLQANYDRRRLGLVRPPQG from the coding sequence TTGAAGTTTCTCGTTACCGGCGGCGCCGGCTTTATCGGCGGCAACTTTGTTGCCCGGGTGTTGGGGGCCGAAATGGGCCCGGTCCTGGTGCTGGACAAGCTCACCTACGCCGGGCATCGCGCCACCCTCAGGCGCTGGGAGGACAACTCGGCTTACCGATTCGTCCAGGGCGATATCGGCGACCGCCGCCTCGTGACCCAGCTCCTGGCGGAGTTTCGGCCCACCTTTGTCGTAAACTTCGCTGCCGAGTCCCACGTGGATCGCAGCATCGAGTCCGCCGACGACTTTATCACCACCAATATCCTGGGCACCCATATTCTGATGGACGCCGCCCTGGAGCACTGGCGATCCCTGCCGGCCCATGAGGCGGCCGCCTTCCGCTTTCACCATGTCTCCACCGATGAGGTCTATGGCAGCTTGGGGGCCACCGGTGCCTTTACGGAACGCACCCCTTACGCCCCCAGTTCCCCCTACGCCGCCTCCAAGGCCGCCGCCGACCATCTGGTGCGCGCCTACCACCACACCCACCGACTGCCCGCCACCATCACCAATTGCTCCAATAACTACGGGCCCTACCAGTTTCCCGAAAAGTTGATCCCCCTGGTGCTCATGAATGCGCTGGAGGGGAAGCCCATCCCCGTCTATGGTGATGGCCAGAATATCCGCGACTGGCTCTATGTGGACGACCACTGCGACGCCATTCTCCAGGTGCTGGCCCACGGCGAGGTGGGGGAGACCTATCATGTAGGCGGGGATAGCGAGATGACCAATCTGGCTCTCCTGGAGACCCTGTTTCGGGGCCTGGTGGAGCAGGCCGACCTCATCCGTGAGCAGACCGAGTATAGCGTCATCAACGATTACGCCAGTCTTATCGAGTTTGTGCCCGACCGGCCCGGCCACGACCGACGCTATGCCATCGACGCCGGGAAAATCCGGCGGGACCTGGGCTGGGCGCCGCGGGAAAATCTCCGCACCGGTCTGGCAAAAACCGTTACCTGGTATATCTCAAATCTGGACTGGTGCCGCGAAGTGCTCCAAGCCAATTACGACCGCCGGCGCCTGGGACTGGTCCGGCCCCCGCAGGGGTAG